In the Erinaceus europaeus chromosome 22, mEriEur2.1, whole genome shotgun sequence genome, GCGTTCTCCGAGGGCAGGTAACAGGTGTCCGTGTTAAGGAACTACCTCAGTACCCCCAGACCGGCCCGCGGGGCGACGGGGCTGGACTCTAGCTTCCCCGGCGGGCGTGCCCGGGCGGCACGGGCCTGCAGGTAAGGTGTCGGCCGGCAAGGGGCTGGCACAGAGGGAGGCCCGGGCATCTCCGGACCCGGCAGCCTGCGAAGGTGCCTTGGCCTGGGCTCGCGGGCCGCCGGCTCTGGGTGACGGCCTCTGCGTGGCACCCGCAGCGTTGAGCACCCAGTGGCTCGCTCTTAGCTTCGGCGCAGATAGCGAATGCAGACCGGCAaggtgctggctggctggctgagaACAGTTGTACTCAGTGAGTACTTGACCTCTCACTTTGTGACCTCTTCAACGTGATTCTGACTCCTGGACTTCAGTCGGAGGAGAACCTTTTCTAAACTGCCGGCGAAACCCCGTGTCCTCCAAATGCAGTCATGCCGTGTGCTTGATGCTGCCAGGTGGTCGACCAGCTAGGGCATCTCCGAGATCTCTTTCCAAGCTGTGTGGGACGTCGCAGGCCCTAGAGTGCAGCCCGGGCTCTTGCAGCCTCCACTGGTCCCGTGTGGGAGGACTGGTGACCTCTGGAATTTTGAAGTGCCTTTTgaatcataaatgaaaaaaaaaatttaagacactttttttattattattattcgttCAGAATCTGTTATCCAGTGAGTAGTTTGATGGAACTGTGTTATTCAGAAGACCCCAGGCTTTGCTGTCTCTGGCCATCAGGAGAGGTGAGCCTTGTTACAGTCCCCTTCGGAGCTgagtgcccccccccacccccaccccggcagCAGGCAAGTCTGGTGAGACCTGGGGCAAGgcacccacccccctcccctgcccgccATTCCCCAGCAGACCCAGGCAGGTGGAGCTGGAGCCCCATGGCCCAGCACCGTGCCACCCCAGCCCTGCCTTCAGGACCCCAGCCCTGGAAGACCCTCTTCCTCTGTGCCTTCACCCCCTCAGGGAGGctcgtctctgtctctgtccttttccGTCTCTGAGCTGGTTCACCACCTCCCCCGATCCCGTCCATGTGTGCTTCTGCTCATTGCAGCACTTGTTTCTGAAAGGTGGTGTGCGTATGGGGGAGAGAGGACCCCTGGAGAGAGCGCGGTGGGCAGGCCTGCAAGCCAGCTCCAGGGTGGCCACCCTGGGCATCGCCTGGCCCGTGTGATTTGCCGGAATCTGGGTTGGTGTCAGGAGAGTGGGTCGGTCAGAGGGTGGGTCTGATTTGTAAGTGATACTGAGGCGTGTGTTCTTACCGCTGAGCTGAAGTGAGTGCATGTTTAGCGGGTATAGTGTCGAGACTCCAGAGGCAAAGTTTACATTTACCAAGATGCTTTCTATTTTTGGATTTCTTATTACCTCCCCGCCCCCTTAGGGTCGTGCTGGGGGAAGTAGATTTGTATAAAAGAACTCTTCGCCCCAGGATGACATTTATTTTCCAAGGTGGCAGTGAACTCACTGTCAGCCCCATGGTGTTGGCGTGCTGAGCCTGGGTCTGGGTGTTCAAAGAGAATCAGGATGtcactgtggattttttttttttttttttaatttggtttccATGTGCAAATGTTTGAGATCGTGTCCTTTGACAGAAGAGTTTCAGGAAGCCCAGCTGGttgtggtgaagccagtctgctcAGGAAACGCTGGCCCTCTGAAAGCTTGGACCTTGGAAAGGGCTTTCCACCCACCCAGCTGCAGGCAGAGATTGAACCACCCCactccatcccatcccacccccgatGCCTCTTGTCTTATGGATCCCTGGGCAGGACAGGACAGGCACCCACTGAAGGCCTAGCGAGGTGACCTCAGAGGCCCTTGTCTCAGGAGGTGGGGGAGTGAGCCCTCACTCCGGCCTGCCGTGCCTCCTTGTGCCTCAGGGCCTTCAGGACCCTCTCCTGCACGCACACGCTGGCAGAGTGGCTAGGTCTCCTACACCCTGATTTCCGGACGCTGACTGACCGCCTACTGGGGAGACTGCTCAGGACTCCACTCAGCTGGAGGGGAGAGTGTAGGCACGGGGTGTCTGGGCGGCACCGCAGAGACCCTTCTGCTTGTTGCGCTGGTGGCTGGTCAGGACAGGACGTCGGCTCAGCGTGGTGTATTCCCCACCAAGCCAAGTGTGGACACACTGAGCGGAGTGCTTTGCAGCACAGACAGCCGGGCTGGGGGCATGGCGGGGGCGTCACCATGCTTGCCGTCgtggcagggggcgggggggggggaggcagcagCACCAAATGGATTGGCTTCTCCCGTGACGTGACTGCTGCCAGACCTGTGTGAAGGCTCTCCTGTCCTCAGATGATCCGTCAAGCCATTTCTGGAGAACACTTGTGTTTCGCTCCACTTTCTGGTGACTTCTGTAGGCCCTGGCTCAAGGACTTCACATTGTGTTTCATGTGCGCCTTTCTCTTCAATGTTGTTTGCCATTTCTGGAATTGTCCCTGGTTTCTCCTTAGCTCATAGGTCATAGTCGCAGAAATACGATAGTACCCAAGCACCCGCATCAGACGGCTTTGCATCAGAAAAACATTTACCTAGAACTCAGTTTGAAGCACCAAGCATGTGTAACATGGTTCTACAAAATAGAATAAACGCATAACATTGTCAAGCTTTTAATGCCTGTGGCTCTCCTTTGTCACTCACTCCGttagttacttatttttatgaaagagacacacagataaAACAGCTGCCAGAGGCCGGCTCAGCTCTCTGGCCAtggtgggactggggattgaacctgggactttggagcctcaggcatgagagtcttttccaGAACTACTGTGCTGTCTCTAGCCCTCAGGAGTCAGTCACTCCTGAAAGCCCCTTTTTATTTTAGcggcttaatactgatttacaaaactgtaaggggCCGCCGAGTGgtgacacctggttgagtgcgcattaCGCTGCActaaggtcgatccaatgcatccctaatgGATCCCtaatctgggatgcattggatcgaccttctcgtggtgcatcccgtgaggacccattcattggggaaactgacgatccttcctagccgactgaatccacatggatcccagtcactttcagcaacaagcagacatcaggctcaacctgacgctgttgactggctacggaagaagggcaaacgctagaagaagaagtgcactaAGAGCCAAGTCCCCCCCTGGgggcaggaaagcttcatgagtggtggcgcagggctgcagctgtctctctcgtcctgcttcccttttccctccaaataaataaagataataacaattttttaaaaagaataaggagccgggcggtagcgcagcagcttaaacgcaggtggcgcgagacacaaggaccggcagaaggatcctggttcgagcccctggctccccacctgcaggggattcgcttttcaggcggtgaagcaggtctgcaggtgtctgtctctccccttctttgtcttcccctcctctctccatttctctctgtcctatccaacaacaatgacatcagtaatagtaactacaacaataaaacagcaagggcaacaaaaaggaatagttTTTTAAACATCAGAAAAATGaattataagataaaaagggtacagttccacactggagatctgtgtccccatcccctccaatatATATACGTATGTATATCCCCACGGTCCTGTCTCCCTTTTCTAAGTCAAGCCTACCTCTatcactacttccaaatgcccttttgaatagagacagccagaagctgagagggaagggggggggtgatgggagagagacgcctgcagccctacctcaccacttgcaaagcttttccccctgcaggtagggagtgagggctcgaacctgggtccttgcacattctaacacatgcactcaaccaggtgcgtcaccacccagcccaaccaacccaaggtgcagaaggtgagaggtttggcctctaattgcttctcagctgcgcacggatgttggcaggttgatccacaaccccagcctgtctgtcttttcCCTGGTTGGGtaggagtcccccccccccccgacatcaCACCCACCAGCTTCTGGCCCAGTCAGCATCTTCCTGGGCCACCCGTCTCTGGTTCTCACGCAGAAACAGAAGTTCTGGAATTCACTCAGGCCCCCAGCAGGGGCTTCCTTACCTCTCAGTTCTGAGGGACCACAAGTGTCCAGGGGAACCACACCCACCTTCCAGAATGACTGTCCTGCACTTAGGCCCGGGCTCCACGTCCCTccaggccaccccccccccccagcagcagAGGAGTAGCCAGCTGGGCCTTGGGTGGGGGCagcgggctgggctgggctgggctgggctgggggctgctttagggttcagaCTGAAAGGTGCTGAGGACACCTACAGCTGATGGCTGTCCCTCCTCTCGGCTTGCTGTTGCTTGGAATCAGTGACTGCCGGGAGGGAGCCTTCGACTGGGGACCCCTTATTTCTTTTCTACTGCTCTTGGGGTCCCAAGCTGGAGTTGCTGCACCACCAGAGTGGCTCTGGGGTCCTCTCCCCACTCTGCCAGTATGGAGGCTCCCCTGCCTTCGACCATCGGTCAGACACCTGGTGCAGAGCAGCTTCTGGGCAGCCCCTCCTGACCGGCGGGCCTCAGCTCCGTCCTAGTGACCGATGCCAacctctcctgtctctcacttcCCCCCCTGGGTCCCGGGCTGGCCAGTTGGTCCCCCAAGCAGGGCCTTCTCTGCCCGGCCGTGTTGGGTGAGCGCAACGGTTAGGTTCTACGTTCCACCCCAAGGGGCGAGGGGGTTCGCTGTGGGGTCGGTGCTGACTTAGCCCTGGGCTTTGGAGAGCACTCGCATGGTAAGAGgaatctttgggagtcgggctgtagcgctgcaggttaagcgcaggtggctcaaagcacaaggatcggcataaggatcccggttcgaaccccggctccccgcctgtgaagcaggtctgcaggtgtctcctctctgtcttcccctcctctctccatttctctctgtcctatccaacaatgacaacaacaataataactacaacaataaaacaacaagggcaacaaaagagaataaataaatatttttaaaaaaggaatcttGAGGGGGGGGCCCGGTGATCTGACCATCTGCAGatctgtgggggggagggggaccagTTTCTGGGCCTGAAAGATACTTCCTTGATGCTCCCAGGGCCGCTCCccgcatccccccccccacacacacacacacacacagatggggccGCCTTCAGGCCtgacctcagggccctggagaggaTGACAGGGAGTTAAGGCCCCTTGGCACTAACAAGTCAGCTCCCAGAGTCAATGGCTTTGGGCCTCAGCATTTGCCTGGTTTCTTTGAGAGAAGTGAGGCTGCAATGGGGGAGTATGGAGGAAGGGGCTTCTCCAGGGCCCCAGGGAAGGCTTCACAGAGCCTGTGTAGGCCTGGGGACACCCCACCTGTCACCAGCTAGCCTCCTGCCCTCTGCCTCTGCTGCAGATGATGAGGCTTAGATGAGGTGTAAGGAGCAGGAGAGTCAGCAGCTGGGGACTAAGACACCTGTTGGGTAAAGGaggcctcctccaggaagccctcagCACTGCCCTGGGCCACACAAGCTCTCGGTCCTGCCCTCCCAGTAGGACACCTGGGGGCATGTGGCAACAGCCAAGACCCACTGCCCACTGTGCTCTCCGTGAGGTAAGCCCCAcggccctccctccccctccctacaAAGAGGCCTTACACGCTTGCAAAAAAAACAGGAGTGTTTATTCCCTGGGTGGATCTGCTCACAATGACGGCGGGCGTCCAGCTAGGAGGGTCAGGAGGCCAACTCCACCCGctctggctggccaccacccagcAGGACGTGTCTGTCCGTTCACAGGCTCTGGTGGCCGCAAGGGACCCGAGTGCCTGGGCTGGGGGTTCCCGGTCGGCCCAGGGTCCCCTGCGCAGTCAGCTGGCCCTGTGGGTGCCGGCCAGCCTGCCCAGGGTGGACGGGGCACCCCTGGAGGGCCACGTGGAGAAAGGGACACGGGACACAGCCCAAGGCGCCATGGAGTGGCCAGGGGACCTGGGGGGGCTGGAGCGCCCACCCCAGGAGgcgccctcagaggctggacgaCTGGGCCAGAGCGGCCACCCCCTCGCCCTGGGGCCGGGCCCAGCCCAGCACCACCGTGACGGTGGCGAAGGTGGCGGCGTTGACGGGGAAGGCGCGCAGCAGCGTGGAGGCCAGCCCCCGCGTGAACACCCGCCAGCCCTCGGCGCGGTAGCTCTGGCGGGCGCAGTCCAGCATCCCCCGGTAGCGCGGGGGCCCCCGTAGCCCATCGGCCTGCAGCCGCGACTTGACCACGTCCACGGGGTAGGTGGACAGCCAGGACAGGATGCCCGCCGTGCCGCCCGCCAGCAGCAGCTTGGGCACCAGCAGCGGGCCTCCGGGCTCGCAGCACAGGGCCCGGGTCAGCAGGTCGTAGGAGAGGAAGTAGACCCCGAAGCTGGGCGTCTCCCGCAGCAGCGTGCTGCCCACGCCCCGCTGCAGCCCCCGCAGCCCCTCCCGCCAGTAGATCTGCGCCAGGCAGTCGAGGGAGCCCCGGTAGGCGCGGCCGGGCCCGGCCTCCTGCACCTGCAGCCGCGTCTTGACCAGCTCCACCGGGCAGCACACCAGGCTCTGGATGGCACCCGCCGCCGCGCCCGCCACGAACTGGTTCAGGGGCGAGTCTCGGCCCAGTGCGCGGAGCGTGTTGCCCTGCACGCCGAACACCAGCGCGTTGATGAAGGTCAGCCCCATGAGCGGCgagcccaggcccttgtacagGCCCAGCACCTGCGGGGGGCGAGCGGGCCGGCTCAGGGCCTGTGGGATGGCCCCGCCCAGCCCTCGGGCACAGGGACGGGTCAGGGCCTAGAGGGACAGGTGGGGACAGCCTAGTGTCCCTGGGCACAGGGACGGGTCAGGGCCTAGAGGGACAGGTGGGGACAGCCCAGTGTCCCTGGGCACAGGGACGGGTCAGGCTTCTAGAGAGACGAGCACAGGGACAGGTCAGGGGCTGCGGGGATGGGCCAGGGACCAGGGGCCATGTCCCCCTGGGCACAGGGATAGGTCAGGGGGCACCCAGTCCCCCGCCTGCCCGCCCACACTCACGCTCTCCTGCTTGATGATGGACTGGAAGCAGTGCAGCGTCCCGCGGTACTGGGGCTTCTCCGAGCTCTGTACCTGCAGCCGCACCTGAGGGAGAGGTCAGGAAGGAGGTGGGTGCCCCCACGGGGTGGCTATGCTCCAGCCCCAGATCTGGAGCACTGGGCAGCGCACTGGCCTGTCGGCTGAAACGTGCCGCCCCAGGCAGCCTTCACGCCTGAAGGTCGGCGGGACACAGTGTCCCCAGACGAGGAAGAAAGCTGCCTTTGTCCACAGACAAAGTGAACAAAGTGTCTCCTGGCCCAGCAGGTCAAGGCCAGGCGGGCACCAGCATCAGAGGACAGGTCTGCCCTCCATGCTGCAGCCCTCACATTCCTGAGCCCGGGGCCCGGCGTGGGAGGCCCTGCCGGGCAGGTGGACCTGGccatggggggtggtgggggctggtcgcCTCTGACACTGCCTGGCGTGAGCCCCTGGAGTCCCAGGTTCGTACACTCAGTGCCTGTGCCGGCCCACAGCACTGGGGAAGTGtcgtctccctctctgcttccttctGTCTGTCCAAAAATGTCAGCTCAGAgccatgaagccccagcaatgacagatacatatataaataataaaacggggggggggggtcaggtggtggtagcacagcaggttaagggcacgtagcgcaaagcgcaaggaccggcataaggatctgggtttgagcctccggctccccacctgcaggggagtcacttcac is a window encoding:
- the SLC25A29 gene encoding mitochondrial basic amino acids transporter, producing the protein MALDFLAGCAGGVAGVLVGHPFDTVKVRLQVQSSEKPQYRGTLHCFQSIIKQESVLGLYKGLGSPLMGLTFINALVFGVQGNTLRALGRDSPLNQFVAGAAAGAIQSLVCCPVELVKTRLQVQEAGPGRAYRGSLDCLAQIYWREGLRGLQRGVGSTLLRETPSFGVYFLSYDLLTRALCCEPGGPLLVPKLLLAGGTAGILSWLSTYPVDVVKSRLQADGLRGPPRYRGMLDCARQSYRAEGWRVFTRGLASTLLRAFPVNAATFATVTVVLGWARPQGEGVAALAQSSSL